From Candidatus Binatia bacterium, a single genomic window includes:
- a CDS encoding bifunctional aldolase/short-chain dehydrogenase — MRSRWNEAEAAAAVERWVVPYGQDLALRVYTSRLIGADPSLVLHGGGNTSLKTPVKTVFGDEITALFVKGSGCDLQAIEPAGFTALQLAPLARLRQLDDLSEAGMISQLRLSQLDASAPSPSVETLLHAFLPYRYIDHSHANVVLCLSNQPAGDRLLREAVGEQVIVLPYITPGFPLAKEVARVVEQQPAARGIIVAKHGLFTFADDARTAYERHIEAVDACERFLAARQPKRLFTPRYTVEARPADLAAQAAPILRGLLAERTESEDIQYRRLLLDWRADDEVLAFVNSAQATTLASTGPLTPDHVIRTKPFALHVASPIWDDAPRLRQQLAEAVAEFVRRYEAYVSQHTDGTGNTKSDPFPRVVFLPGAGVFCFGRTKTEARIAADITVQGLRAKAIAHAMGGYESASTEHLYMMEHWSLQRAKLGRTAALPLERQVVFITGAAGAIGYGIAKVCAEAGAHLVLTDIDAKRLGPVAERIEKAHGRGSATAIPMDVTDAASVRAGFDEACRAYGGVDVVVVNAGIAHVAAVADLCDADLDRVMAVNFTGAFLTIREGVRALRAQALGGNIVINSSKNVFGPGKDFGAYSASKAAAHQLGKVAAIELAAEGIRVNMINADAIFAEDDVASGLWATVGPDRARSRGLKLEELPEYYRGRNLLRARVTARHVGNAVVFFASNRTPTTGATLPVDGGVVEAFPR; from the coding sequence ATGCGTAGCCGCTGGAACGAGGCCGAAGCCGCCGCGGCCGTCGAGCGTTGGGTGGTCCCGTATGGGCAGGATCTGGCGCTCCGTGTCTATACGTCGCGCCTCATCGGTGCCGACCCCAGCCTGGTGTTACACGGCGGCGGCAATACCTCGCTCAAGACACCGGTCAAGACGGTCTTCGGCGACGAGATCACCGCGTTGTTTGTCAAAGGATCGGGATGTGACCTGCAGGCGATTGAGCCGGCGGGCTTTACCGCCCTGCAACTCGCCCCGTTGGCGCGGCTACGGCAGCTGGACGATCTGTCGGAAGCGGGAATGATCAGCCAGCTCCGCCTCAGTCAACTCGACGCTTCGGCCCCCTCGCCGTCGGTAGAGACGCTCCTGCACGCCTTCTTGCCCTATCGCTACATCGATCATTCGCATGCCAACGTGGTGCTGTGCCTCAGCAATCAGCCGGCAGGCGACAGGTTGCTGCGGGAGGCGGTCGGCGAGCAGGTGATTGTTCTGCCCTACATCACGCCGGGATTTCCTCTCGCCAAAGAAGTGGCACGTGTCGTCGAACAGCAACCGGCGGCGCGCGGCATCATCGTAGCGAAGCATGGGCTCTTCACCTTCGCTGATGATGCGCGCACGGCGTACGAGCGTCACATCGAGGCTGTGGACGCGTGCGAGAGGTTTCTTGCCGCCCGCCAGCCGAAGCGGCTGTTCACGCCGCGCTACACCGTCGAGGCCCGGCCCGCCGACCTGGCGGCGCAGGCAGCCCCGATCCTGCGAGGACTCCTGGCCGAGCGCACCGAGAGCGAAGACATTCAGTATCGCCGGTTGCTGCTCGATTGGCGAGCCGATGATGAGGTGCTGGCGTTTGTGAACAGCGCCCAAGCCACCACGCTCGCCTCAACCGGACCGCTCACGCCCGACCACGTGATTCGCACCAAGCCCTTTGCACTGCACGTCGCCAGCCCGATCTGGGACGACGCGCCACGGCTGCGTCAGCAGTTGGCCGAGGCGGTGGCGGAATTCGTCAGGCGGTACGAGGCGTACGTCAGCCAACACACCGATGGCACAGGCAATACGAAGTCCGACCCGTTCCCGCGGGTTGTGTTTCTGCCTGGGGCGGGAGTGTTTTGCTTCGGCAGGACGAAGACGGAGGCGCGCATCGCCGCCGACATCACCGTCCAGGGTCTGCGCGCCAAGGCGATTGCGCATGCCATGGGCGGCTATGAGTCGGCCTCGACCGAACATCTGTACATGATGGAGCACTGGAGCTTGCAGCGGGCGAAGCTCGGTCGGACAGCGGCGCTGCCGCTGGAACGCCAGGTGGTGTTCATCACCGGCGCCGCCGGCGCCATCGGGTACGGCATTGCCAAGGTATGCGCCGAGGCCGGAGCCCACTTGGTTCTGACCGACATCGACGCGAAACGGTTGGGGCCCGTGGCTGAGAGGATCGAGAAGGCCCACGGGCGCGGGAGCGCGACCGCAATTCCCATGGACGTCACCGATGCCGCCTCGGTGCGCGCGGGGTTCGACGAGGCGTGCCGCGCCTATGGTGGCGTCGATGTCGTCGTCGTCAATGCCGGTATCGCCCACGTCGCTGCGGTGGCGGACCTCTGCGACGCCGATCTCGATCGGGTGATGGCGGTCAATTTCACCGGCGCCTTTCTGACCATCCGGGAGGGCGTTCGGGCACTGCGTGCCCAGGCCCTGGGCGGCAACATCGTCATCAATTCTTCGAAAAACGTGTTCGGGCCTGGGAAAGATTTCGGCGCCTACAGCGCCTCGAAAGCGGCGGCGCATCAACTGGGGAAGGTCGCCGCCATCGAACTGGCGGCAGAGGGTATTCGCGTCAACATGATCAACGCCGACGCTATCTTTGCGGAAGACGACGTCGCATCCGGCCTGTGGGCGACAGTCGGCCCGGACCGCGCCCGCAGCCGCGGCCTGAAGCTGGAAGAATTGCCCGAGTACTACCGCGGCCGCAACCTGCTGCGCGCCCGGGTCACGGCGCGCCACGTGGGTAACGCCGTGGTTTTCTTCGCCAGCAATCGCACCCCAACCACCGGCGCCACGCTGCCGGTCGATGGTGGCGTGGTGGAGGCGTTCCCGCGCTAG
- the metK gene encoding methionine adenosyltransferase has product MAARHLFTSESVTEGHPDKVADQISDAVLDAFLAEDPHSRVACETLVSTNLAMIAGEITSSARVDVAAVARDTIRGIGYTDHDIGFDCDYANVLISLKRQSPDIARGVDRGGDDQGAGDQGLMFGFACADTPELMPMPISLAHRLTRRLAEVRKQGILNFLRPDGKSQVTIEYRDRQPFRVDSVVVSAHHREDVTDARLREGIETDVVRAVVPSELMDRHTRILVNPTGRFVVGGPLADVGLTGRKIIVDSYGGHGSHGGGAFSGKDPSKVDRSASYMARYVAKQIVAADLAQRCELQIAYAIGVADPMSIMVDTKGTGRVPDEHLAELVERTFSLRPAAIIRQLDLLRPIYRKTASYGHFGRNEPEFTWERTDRAGELRRAAGM; this is encoded by the coding sequence ATGGCAGCCCGTCACCTGTTCACGTCGGAGTCCGTCACTGAAGGTCATCCCGACAAAGTCGCGGATCAGATCTCCGATGCCGTGCTCGATGCATTTCTCGCCGAAGACCCGCACTCCCGGGTGGCCTGTGAAACGCTGGTCTCAACCAACTTGGCGATGATCGCGGGCGAAATCACCTCATCGGCACGCGTCGATGTGGCGGCCGTCGCGCGCGACACCATCCGCGGCATCGGCTACACCGACCATGACATCGGATTCGATTGCGACTACGCCAACGTCTTGATCAGCCTCAAGCGGCAGTCCCCGGACATCGCGCGCGGCGTCGACCGCGGCGGCGACGATCAGGGGGCCGGAGACCAGGGCCTGATGTTCGGTTTCGCCTGCGCCGACACACCCGAGCTGATGCCGATGCCGATCTCCCTGGCCCACCGGCTCACACGCCGCCTGGCCGAAGTGCGGAAGCAGGGCATCCTCAACTTCCTGCGGCCCGACGGGAAATCGCAGGTGACGATCGAGTATCGCGACCGCCAACCGTTCCGGGTGGATTCGGTCGTGGTGTCGGCGCACCACCGCGAGGACGTTACGGATGCCCGGCTGCGTGAAGGCATCGAGACCGATGTGGTCCGCGCCGTCGTTCCCAGCGAGCTCATGGATCGCCACACGCGTATCCTCGTCAATCCCACCGGCCGCTTCGTGGTCGGCGGACCGCTGGCAGATGTGGGACTCACGGGCCGCAAGATCATCGTCGACAGCTACGGCGGGCACGGCAGCCACGGCGGCGGCGCTTTCTCGGGCAAGGATCCGTCGAAGGTCGATCGCAGCGCTTCGTACATGGCTCGCTACGTCGCCAAACAGATCGTTGCCGCCGACCTGGCGCAGCGCTGCGAACTCCAGATCGCCTACGCCATCGGCGTCGCCGACCCGATGTCGATCATGGTGGACACCAAAGGCACCGGGCGGGTGCCGGACGAGCACTTGGCCGAGTTGGTCGAGCGGACGTTTTCCCTGCGCCCCGCCGCCATCATCCGCCAGCTCGATCTGCTGCGGCCCATCTACCGGAAGACCGCAAGCTACGGCCACTTCGGACGCAACGAGCCGGAATTCACCTGGGAACGCACGGACCGAGCCGGAGAACTGCGGCGCGCGGCGGGGATGTGA
- a CDS encoding Hsp70 family protein codes for MARLGVDFGTTNTVVVCSDRGRYPVIPHVVETAIGRVVRDVFPSLLAYDHDTGRFLYGPDAERCLAQSGADRRYSLIRSIKRLLRDYVGGGRIGLDVHPDGFDTAEVLRGFAVALRQSVERSGLFPAEPLQAVITWPANANGAQRHITRQAFKEAGFEVIGTLNEPTAAAIEFADRVVHGNRTAARKLSAAVVIFDFGGGTFDCSLVKIAGGVFTVIDAAGIEELGGDDLDRTLARLFAEKMRLDFDALSRLQREQLLRHACQQKESISSGSVRTLALIPSDIGLKGETCTIRVADYFARLRAVLAPAVDKLWALVESAAARAAGVDPETLDGIYLVGGSSKLPLVAEMIAARFPQARLVMTDKPFTATAMGAAIHSAERLTLHDMLSRHFGVLRLADHGRREYFAPIFSAGTRLPAYGGAPLERKVEYVPRHNIGHLRYFECAGVDAAGRPGAGVRSWSDVLFPYDPGIPIECRLTPAEIGGRDDLGDQRICETYSCDSDGVITVRVTRSDGESRCYEIFRI; via the coding sequence ATGGCGCGGCTGGGAGTCGATTTCGGGACGACCAACACGGTCGTGGTCTGCAGTGATCGCGGCCGCTACCCGGTCATTCCTCACGTGGTCGAGACGGCCATCGGCCGCGTGGTCCGGGATGTCTTCCCATCGCTGCTGGCGTACGACCACGACACCGGCCGGTTCTTGTATGGCCCGGACGCCGAGCGCTGCCTGGCACAGTCGGGCGCGGACCGGCGCTACAGCCTCATCCGTTCCATCAAGCGGTTGTTGCGGGACTATGTCGGCGGCGGACGCATCGGTCTCGATGTGCATCCGGACGGCTTTGACACGGCCGAGGTGTTGCGGGGATTTGCCGTGGCACTGCGCCAGTCGGTGGAGCGCTCCGGCCTCTTCCCTGCCGAGCCGTTACAGGCGGTGATCACCTGGCCGGCCAACGCCAACGGCGCGCAACGCCACATCACGCGTCAGGCATTCAAAGAGGCCGGGTTCGAGGTGATCGGCACGCTCAACGAGCCGACGGCGGCGGCGATTGAGTTCGCCGACCGCGTCGTGCACGGCAACCGCACGGCGGCACGGAAGCTGTCGGCGGCGGTCGTCATCTTCGACTTCGGCGGCGGGACCTTCGACTGCTCACTGGTGAAAATCGCCGGCGGCGTATTCACCGTCATCGATGCGGCGGGGATCGAGGAACTCGGCGGCGATGATCTGGACCGTACCTTGGCGCGCCTGTTTGCCGAGAAAATGCGGCTGGACTTCGACGCGCTCTCACGCCTGCAGCGTGAGCAGCTGCTGCGGCATGCCTGCCAGCAGAAGGAAAGCATCTCCTCGGGTTCGGTGCGCACCCTGGCCCTCATCCCGTCCGACATCGGTCTGAAGGGCGAAACCTGCACCATCCGAGTGGCAGACTATTTCGCCCGACTGCGGGCGGTGCTTGCCCCGGCGGTCGACAAGCTGTGGGCGCTGGTGGAGAGCGCCGCGGCGCGCGCGGCGGGGGTGGATCCGGAGACCCTCGATGGCATCTATCTGGTGGGCGGCTCATCCAAGTTGCCGCTGGTTGCGGAAATGATCGCCGCCCGCTTTCCACAGGCGCGGCTGGTGATGACGGACAAACCGTTTACCGCAACGGCGATGGGCGCGGCCATCCATAGCGCCGAGCGTCTGACCCTGCACGACATGCTGTCACGGCACTTCGGTGTCCTGCGTCTGGCCGATCATGGCAGGCGGGAGTACTTCGCGCCGATTTTTTCTGCGGGCACCCGGCTCCCGGCCTATGGAGGTGCACCGCTGGAGCGCAAGGTGGAGTATGTCCCCAGACACAACATCGGCCACCTGCGTTACTTCGAATGCGCCGGAGTCGATGCAGCGGGGCGGCCGGGGGCGGGGGTGCGCTCGTGGTCCGATGTGCTCTTTCCCTACGATCCGGGGATTCCGATCGAGTGCAGACTGACGCCTGCCGAGATCGGCGGCCGCGACGACCTGGGAGATCAGCGCATCTGCGAGACCTACTCTTGCGACAGTGACGGCGTCATCACCGTGCGGGTGACCCGCAGCGACGGCGAGAGCCGCTGCTACGAGATCTTCCGGATTTGA
- a CDS encoding adenine phosphoribosyltransferase, protein MEHNAADHRLTADLRTAIREIPDFPKEGIRFYDITTLLKDASCFQRAIDALANPHIGQPIDYIVGIDARGFILGAAMAYKLCKGLVLVRKKGKLPARTRSASYALEYGIDEVEMHHDALPPGSRVVIVDDLLATGGTAAAAVQLVHDSGAQLVECAFLVELESLGGRKRLQGCQVVSLVRYP, encoded by the coding sequence ATGGAACACAACGCCGCTGACCACCGGCTCACGGCGGATCTACGGACCGCGATCCGCGAGATTCCGGATTTCCCAAAAGAGGGAATCCGCTTTTATGACATCACCACGCTGCTCAAGGATGCCAGCTGTTTTCAGAGGGCCATCGACGCACTGGCGAACCCGCACATCGGCCAGCCGATCGACTATATCGTCGGCATCGATGCGCGTGGCTTCATTTTAGGCGCCGCGATGGCCTACAAACTCTGTAAGGGGTTGGTGCTGGTGCGGAAGAAGGGTAAACTGCCGGCCCGCACCCGTTCGGCAAGCTACGCGCTGGAGTACGGGATCGATGAAGTGGAAATGCACCACGACGCGCTGCCGCCCGGGTCGCGCGTCGTCATTGTGGACGATCTCCTGGCCACCGGCGGCACCGCCGCCGCCGCGGTACAGCTCGTACACGACTCGGGTGCCCAGCTGGTGGAGTGCGCCTTTTTGGTGGAGCTGGAGTCGCTGGGCGGACGCAAACGTCTCCAGGGCTGTCAGGTTGTTTCCCTGGTGCGGTACCCCTGA
- the lsrF gene encoding 3-hydroxy-5-phosphonooxypentane-2,4-dione thiolase yields MDWGMQHRLANIIPPDTGRAVMLAVDHGYFLGPTSGLEDPRKTVAPLLPYADSLMLTRGVLRQCVDPASRIPVVLRVSGGTSILSELSNEDLTVSIEDALRLNVSAVALSIFVGTENERRTLANLAKLVDLGEQYGIPVLAVTAVGKDMQRDARYLSLCCRIAAELGARLVKTYYCEGFEEVVGGCPVPIVIAGGKKIEEREALQLAQDAVSHGAVGVDMGRNIFQSGNPVGMIRAVRQVVHENKTPDEAFRFLTGLRSAAA; encoded by the coding sequence ATGGACTGGGGAATGCAGCATCGTCTAGCGAACATCATCCCGCCGGATACCGGCCGCGCCGTTATGCTGGCTGTCGATCACGGCTACTTTCTCGGCCCAACCAGCGGACTGGAGGATCCGCGGAAGACAGTCGCTCCGCTATTGCCGTACGCGGACTCCCTGATGCTCACCCGCGGCGTGCTGCGGCAGTGTGTCGATCCGGCCAGCCGCATCCCGGTCGTGCTGCGCGTCTCCGGAGGCACCAGCATCCTGAGCGAGCTGTCGAACGAAGACCTCACCGTCTCGATTGAAGATGCCCTGCGCTTGAATGTATCGGCGGTGGCCCTGTCGATCTTCGTCGGCACCGAGAACGAGCGGCGCACCTTGGCCAATCTCGCCAAGCTCGTCGACCTGGGCGAACAATACGGTATCCCGGTCCTGGCGGTCACCGCGGTGGGCAAAGACATGCAGCGCGACGCCCGCTACCTGAGCCTCTGCTGCCGCATCGCCGCGGAACTCGGGGCGCGCCTCGTCAAGACGTACTACTGTGAGGGCTTCGAAGAGGTTGTCGGCGGCTGTCCGGTGCCGATCGTGATCGCCGGTGGGAAGAAGATCGAGGAACGCGAGGCACTGCAGCTGGCCCAAGACGCCGTGTCGCACGGCGCGGTCGGGGTCGACATGGGGCGGAACATTTTCCAGTCGGGCAATCCGGTCGGCATGATCCGCGCGGTGCGTCAGGTCGTGCACGAGAACAAGACACCGGATGAGGCCTTCCGCTTCCTCACCGGACTGCGGAGCGCTGCCGCCTGA
- a CDS encoding amidohydrolase family protein gives MTVLDVHAHISTKPWADSMAKYNEALEKHYRFKVTIKTEAEMAKDFVDAGVKGMIVAWDAESNTGMPRTSNDYIAKVVKDYPEAFVGGWAMIDPWKGEMAVKELEHAVKDLGLIGLKFQQTAQGFFPNDRRFYPLYEACVALKAPVQFHTGFTGLAAGMPGGMGIKLKHTQPIPYIDDVAADFPNLTIVACHPAWPWQEEMIAVLLHKGNVFQELSGWSPKYFPESLKREIRGRLQDKVMFGSDYPLISHQRLFADYEAEKYPPAIMDKIYYQNAQRILGISG, from the coding sequence ATGACCGTTCTGGACGTCCACGCACACATCAGCACCAAGCCTTGGGCCGACAGCATGGCGAAGTACAACGAAGCGCTGGAGAAGCATTACCGCTTCAAAGTCACGATCAAGACCGAGGCCGAGATGGCCAAGGACTTTGTCGATGCCGGCGTGAAAGGCATGATTGTCGCCTGGGATGCCGAATCCAACACTGGCATGCCGCGCACCTCGAACGACTACATCGCCAAGGTCGTGAAAGACTACCCTGAAGCCTTCGTCGGCGGTTGGGCGATGATCGATCCGTGGAAGGGCGAGATGGCGGTCAAGGAACTGGAGCACGCCGTGAAGGATCTGGGCCTCATCGGGCTCAAGTTCCAGCAAACCGCCCAGGGCTTCTTCCCGAATGACCGCCGCTTCTACCCGCTTTACGAAGCCTGCGTCGCTTTGAAGGCGCCGGTGCAGTTTCACACGGGTTTCACCGGCCTGGCCGCCGGCATGCCCGGCGGCATGGGCATCAAACTCAAGCACACGCAGCCCATCCCGTACATCGACGACGTCGCCGCCGACTTCCCGAACCTGACGATCGTCGCCTGTCACCCGGCCTGGCCGTGGCAAGAGGAGATGATCGCCGTCCTGCTGCACAAAGGAAACGTGTTTCAGGAGCTGTCCGGCTGGTCGCCAAAGTACTTCCCCGAATCGCTCAAGCGGGAGATCCGCGGCCGCCTGCAGGACAAGGTGATGTTCGGAAGCGATTATCCGCTGATTTCGCACCAGCGCCTGTTCGCCGACTACGAGGCGGAGAAGTACCCGCCCGCCATTATGGACAAGATCTACTACCAGAACGCACAACGCATTCTGGGGATCAGCGGATGA